Below is a window of Mucilaginibacter sp. PAMC 26640 DNA.
TTTTTTTCATTGTATAAATTTATTAGGATTAAATTATGGTTCCTTACACGTTGCAAAAAAGTCAATGTTCTATTTTTGAAAAATATTTAATTTTTATTTTAAAAAATATAAATAATGGTAAAAATATTTAATTATTAATAACCATGATGCCTTTTAGTTAAAATTTGGGACTGCCTATATATTTCACTTGAAAGCTCGGTACATCTTTATTGCTTTTCGAGAAAGGCATTATGAGGAAATTCAAATTTGGCCTTCCCCATATGTTAATACGCAAGAGGTTAGAGCCCTACCAGCAATTGGAGCGAGGAAGGCACGCTTTAGAGCCTCTAATTTTTATTATAAATTTCACACGGAACAGACATTGGCACCTGTAAATTCTACTTTAATTATGCTACTTATTTCAGTTACATTGTGATGGATGAAGATTTGCGGCGCCTTTTAATTAGAAAAAAATAGCCTACTATGCGCGATCCCCGGTCCGCGTGGACATTCCGGAGCCATTGATCACCCCATTCCGGAATAGCCAACAGGTAATTCCGTAACACTTTGACCATGTTAATATATTGATTATTAACTGGGATTTTCTTAATTGCTTACACAACTCGGTGCTCAAAAAGGCACGGAATAGCCTGGTCAAGCCTCCCGGAATATCCAAACCACAAACAAAATCTAAATTATATAGTTATTATGTCTAAAATGACTAACAGTCAATTTATGAAAGTAAAATCAAAACACCTTCCAAAATTGGATAGAGAAGAGCAAATTATCAATGCAGCAGATCATGTATTGAGAGAAGTTGGTGCCCATGATTTTACGGTTGACCGAATAGTAGAATACTTGGATGTGGCCAAGGGGACTATTTATAAGTATTATAAAAGTAAAGACGATATCCTTGCGGAAGTAAGCGTGAAAGCCATAGAGCTGCTAATGGATCATTTTAAACTTGCGGTTGAAAACGAAAAGAACCTGCTAGAAGCTACAAAAGCTTTAATCATGGCTTGTTATCAATATTATTTAAGCCATCCCAAATATTTCGAGCTCATTCTTTATATGGAAAGACCAGACTTTAACAGTAGCATTAAAAACTATTTAATGATCAGTAGAGAACTGAGAAACTATTTCACAGAACATATAAGCAACTGTCAGGAATCAGGTGTAATTAAGAAAGAATTAAATGCTACATACTGTACTTACATGATATGGGGAAGCTGTATGGGATTGATGAACTTTATTGAAGCAAAGCGGGTTTTTATTGAAGACCTTGAAAAAATAAGTCGGGAAGAACTGCTAAAATTATACGCCGAGACATTAGTAGCAGGAATGAGCACTTGATTTTTTTTTTAAAAAAGTGACTCATAGTCATTTTAGGAAAAATGATTATACTGTATGTATATAACCATTGAAATAAGAATTAAAAGCCGAAATAAACAGTTATGACCAGAGGATAAATATAGAGCCTATCAGGCCTATTTAAACGTACCCCAAGATTGACATTATCAAAACAAATTCTATAACTATAAAAAAACAACTTATGATTTTAATTACTGGTGCAACAAGTGTCATTGGACAAAAGCTTTGTCAATTATTAGCTGACAACAATGAACCCTATCGTGCAATGTGCCGAAAAGAAGAGCAACTAGAAAAATTTCACAAACAAGGTATTGAGGCTGTTCTAGGCAACTTTGAAGACTCTAAAAGCTTAAGAGCAGCTATGCAGGGCTGTAATTGTTTGTTTTTGACTAGTCCTCCTACTCAGAATCAAGTGCAATGTGAAAAAAATGCCATTGATAGTGCGAAACAAGAAGGTATAACCTACATTGTTAAAATTTCGGCTTCTGATGCCAATCTACAGTCTTCAGTACCATGGGCAAAGTCTCACGCTGAAATTGATCATTACCTTCGTAAGTCTGGCGTAGAATGGACAATACTTAAACCAACTGCGTTTATGCAAAACTTCCTGACTTTATCTAAACCCATCTCAAAAGGCATATTACCTCAGGTAGCGGGTAATGGACTTGTAGGTTATATTGATGCCGAAGACATTGCCCGGGTAGCGTTGAAGGTACTGACAGAAAATTATCATAAGCGTGCTACTTACTATCTTAATGGCCCCGAGATGCTGGACATGAAAAAAATCGCTTTCCAGTTATCGGAAATCATAGGTAGGAAAGTACGCTATGTAAATCTACCTTCATTTGTCTTCCGCATCATATTAAGACTTTCGGGTCTGTCCCGTTGGTTTGCCAACGGCCTTATTGAACAATTCGCAGAGGTAGTAGCAAGAAATCACGATAATGATTTAAATGAAGAAGTTATACGCATTACCAATGCCCAACCGCGCTCATTCCTAGACTTTGCAAAGGATCATAAGGATGCCTTTTCAATCTAATATAATACGGACAATATTCAAATCCTAATTTTTCGAGTTATCTAACATTCGCACGAAACGGTGTATTGAATGGAAATTCCGAGGCCATTGACCATTTTATTCCGAAAATGCAATAATCGAATCCGCTACTCTTTGACCAGGCTAATATATTGACTGAAAGAAATGACTTTGAAGAACCGACTACACAAATCGTGCTCTTAAGCCTACGGAATAGGATGGTCAAGCCTTCCGGAATCTCCAATTAAAGGGTTGTTTTTATCATTAATACAAAATATCAAGAAACGGTCGAATATGAAGATGATACGATAGATGACCTTACCACATCAAAATCAGCACTTTCGATTGTTCTCTACATTATAAGGAAATGATATCTATTTTTGAGAGCACTATCATCTACACGCGCGGCTGATTAAGATTGACCTTTCGTTTGAATTGGTCTCTGGATAGGGATTAATTAATAACCTGACTTGGCCTAGAACTATTCCGTATAGCCATTGTTCATTGTAACAAATTTATATAAAATGGGTTTTGGTTTTTCAGTAGTTGGCATAGGGTATTCTGCAGGAGGTCTTCCTGCGGTACTTGAATTATTTTCGTTAATTCCAGTAAATAGTAATGTGGCATTTGTTTTGGTTCCACATTTACTACCTACTAAGAAAAGCAATCTTAATACCATACTATCAAGACTTACAACTATCCCTATAGTTTGGGCAATTGATGACCTTGAAATAAAACCTCAAAATATTTATATTCTTCCTGAAAATAAAATTATGACCATCAGCGAAGGGCGTTTGGCTTTAAGAGACCGACGTCCTGAAGAAATAATAAACCATGCCATTGACATCTTCTTTTTATCCTTAGCATTGGATGCTAAGAATAATGCCATAGGCATTCTTCTATCCGGTTGTGGGGATGATGGAGTCAAGGCCGCAGAAGAAATTCACAGAAACGGGGGCACTGTAATTGCTCAAAATCCTACAACTGCTGAATTTCCATATCTGCCTAAGGCTTTGATCTCAGCTGACCACCCAGATTTTATTCTTAGTCCACAGGGCATAGCTGATAAAATTAAAGAAACTATATTATAGGAGCGGCGTCGTGTCTTGTCTGTATGCTATCAAATGAGAATCTCGAGAAATGATGGAATAGTGATAATGAGTCACATGAATACCTTCGTGTTCTTGTAATCCAAATATCAAAAACTCATCATCTGCTTTTTATACTGACTAAAGCCATGTGTAGATATTAGTGATCGAAATTTGGCTATGTAAAAATCCAAATTGGTTTTTTGTTCTTTGTACGGTATAGAAAATCCAATCTACGTAATTAATATTATCTTATTTTCATGAGGAACCTCTCTTTAAAAAAGGCGAAAATCTACAGCGATTGATAAAGGTGGAAAAGTTGTATCTAAGTAGGTGGCTGTTAATAAAATATTGTTTGTAAAGAGTGCATTGTTATAGTTTTTAAGAAATCTCATTTTACAAAATTTTGGTTAATGTCCTTAACAACGTTTGGATCCTTACTTTGGTCATTGCCTTTTAAATTTATATCGTTCACACTTCAAATTTAGGTTTTCGATATTGCTTCAGAATGAAAAAAATCTTTTCATTATGAAAAACTGTAACTTGGAAAAAAATGTCTGTTTTCTAAATTTAATTATATAGACTTGTATATCAATATTTTAATTTTAAATAACGTTTACTGGCATCGTTTCCGCTAACGAAATTATCGGCTGTAGAGATCTGATTATCTACACCCCGCTGACTGATGAATACAAACAATTTATTTGATGGAAACGAACAGGTAAAAATTGATTCCGATGAAAAATTAGATACCTATATTCAGGCACATCACAAGCGCTTTCACAACATTCTATTTTGGGCAGGCATACTGATCGTTTTAAATTTTGCCATGCTGATAAACAAAATTCTAAACCTGTATACCGGAACCGCATCAACTGAGATGCTCTATTTCAAAATGGGATTGGGTTTAATGATCGTTGCATTTGTACTATTTTTAGTTTTCCTATGGAAGGCTGATAGCGAAATCGGGCCACCTGAATGGAGCAGAATAAAAATCTTAATTCACTATCAAATTGGTATAATTAATAAAGAAGTCGGTTTGATACTTGCTTACCTCGTAGCATATTCTTTGGTGTTGCTATACGGATATATTTTTTACACCTCGACAAAGGTGATTTCTACAAAAAAAATTACAGAGATCGTAACACCTGGAACCATGCTGGTTTACGGCATAGGTATTTATTTTTTATACCATGGCTACAGCCGTCGCTCAAAATTGAAGAGCGGAATAAAACAATTGGAAAATGAATCTGATCAACAATTTTTATAGCTTATTTTATCATTAGCCAATGTATTAGTTTAACTGTGATAAAAAAGAAGATGGATCTATTACTTCATCCCAATTTCAATTTAAACTATACAGGTTGCTATCGTGTAGTCGGGCCGGGGTTCTATGGTGGTACATGTTAGAGATCATTATTATTTATCGATTATACAGGTTTTTTCAAGACAAGCAACTATTTTTAATGGCAGGAAGCTTAGGTGGAGAGTCGAAACGCTTGACCATCCAATTCCGTAGGCTTAAGAGCACCGATTTGTGTAGTCGATTCTTTCAAGCATTTGTTTCAATCAATAAATTAGCCTGGTCAAAGAGTAGCGGATTCGACTATTGCATTTTCGAAATAAGGCGATCAATGGCCTCGGAACTTGCACTCACGCTGTCTCGTCCTGATATAGCTGGTCGTTTTTAAATAGTAATACTGGAATCAGTTTACACCAATATTCCTTGATCCTGATTCTACTTTACAAGGGTACCGTTTTTATTTTCATAAAAGCTGGAAGCTTACGTCTTATTGTTATTATTGGCGTGTTAGCAAGCGGCAAACTCCTTCAGTTTTCCTTATCCTAATGCGTTTTTTGCTTCGTTTTTTCTTTTTGTCAGCACATCCACAAATGTTGGTAACCTGACTTTACCCCTTTCTTTTTTTGAGGCGCGGATATCCCTTCCAACGCTTATTGATTTTACCTGACATGCCATGAGCCGGCTCTGGTGTATGGAAGCTTAAGCTTGCGTGTGGACGCCTATCGTTGTAATGGCCAATGATCACTGCAAGGCTTTTCTTCGCATCCTTATGGTTCATGGTCTACCTTTTTAGGAAAGAACTCATTCTTGACAATTTTATTAACGCACTCGTCAAGCATATTTTCATTAAGGGCTGCCGCTTTGAGTCATACTGATGGCGAGCCTGCGCTGGCTTAGCAGAGCTGTGCAATTCTGGGAGCAATATCGTATTGCACGATCAGAATGGTGGATCAGGATAGATGGAGATATACGCATGCTACTGTCTACTGCCATTTTCAGGGCTGCAATACTGGGATGCAGTTCGTATCCTACAATCTTTCTGGAATAAGCATCTGTGATCAGGTTCAATAACTGAAGCCCTCCAGTCTACGAATACAAGTTATATCATTCACCCAGAGCTGCTCTGGTGCTTACAATGATAGATGGGTGATCAGGTATAGGATATTTTCTTAGCTAGTGATAAGAATCCGTTAATTTAACTATACGCATTCTCCGGCGAATCAATAAGCCATGGAGCACAACAGATCAGACAGCAAGTCCGTCCCATTTTTATCTAGTGTTTTTCCATCTCCGGAATGAGCATGTGTAATAGTTTTCTGCTTTCCCAGCATAGAAATAGCAACAGCAGACTCACCAACCATTGACAACGTCACCCATGTGTTATGCTAGTCCTGGCAGCCATTTTATTATCTGACAAAGTCATAGTGATCTTCTTGATTACAAAAGTGTGAATCATGTAATTAATTAAAAGAATTGTGTAATAGATCGGCTGCTGAAATGCCGCAGATTTGCTATGCTCTAATAAAAATAGTGACGCAGAGCATATTGACTGGAATGCCCCCCGGCGTTTTCTATCACAATCATATACTTAGTTCTACATTTCGTGCAAATACAGCACATAAAATAGCAGCTATTTCTCAAAAGTAATTACTCAATGATTAAAAAATATACCCATGATTAAAAAAAATCTCACAAGCACTATCGCACTTTTGTGTGCTGTCGGCTTAACAATCGGATCGTGTAAAAAAGACTCAGCAATTCTTTCGGAAGCTTCTTCTGTGAAGCTAACGGCTTCGGCGTTAGCAGCAACAGGAAACATGTCAATGGCAGATTTATCACCCGGTTTTGTATTAGGTGTGAATGGTCACCCTCTTGGAGACGAAGCTTACTTAGGCGTATCGGCTGCCGATCAAATAAGTTTGATCAAGAAAATGGGCATGGGCATTTATCGTATAAACGTTAGGTCAACAAGCGATGGTACGGTCACCGTTCCACAAAGGTTGCAGCCATTGCTGGATGCAGCTAAAGAGGGTAATATTACCTTACTACCTATGCTGTATACAAGTACGCTTGATTACGACGATACAGAAGCGATTGCATATACAAAGGGTAAAAATGTTGGTGGTAACTTTGCTGCCAAATATGGATCAGTATTTAAGTATTACGATATGGGTAACGATTTAAGTATTAACATAATCAATGCAGGCAAGGATGGCCGCTATGCGGAAGACTATGACCAAAAAAAGATAGGCGTAACTGCATCTTACCTTAAAGGCATGAATGATGGTATCCATGCTAACGACCCCGATGCACAAACCATGATGTCGGCAAGTTGGGTGCACTGGGGCTTTATTAAATTCTGTGAGAATTATGGTGTTAACTTTGATATTTTGGCTTACCATTGGTATTCTGACATGGAAGCAGCGATTCAGCGTTCAAGTTCTTTAAATATCACTGATATTACCCTTACGCTGAACAAAATCTTCCCCGGTAAACCTATTTGGATCACCGAGGTTAATTTAAGGCCAGGCAACATGAGCGTTTTTGAAGCTGATCAAAACTCGTTTTTAACCAGCTTTATTGCTAAATGTAAAGCTAACCCCACCGTTAAAGCATTTTTGATATACGAACTTTTTGATGAACCGTATAAGACCGGGGGCGAAGAATACTATGGAATCGCTAAATGGGCAACACCGTATACCGAGTGGATTAACAGACCTGCCGCTGAAAATTTCATCAAGTTAGCCACGCCTGAGCTGGTAACTGATATAACCACAGCTACAGGCGCTAAACTGAAGTTAAACAACTTTATTGCAGGCGCTAACTACTATACTGACAGAGATTATCGAATAACGACTAAAACACCTGGCTATTTGCTTAAAAACCCAATAATTGAGACATTTAATGACGATAAAATAAACACATTAAGCTCTTACCTATCTTTTAATCTTAACCGAGCATCTACCGTATATATTGCTTACGATCCGCGTGCCAAAGAGATACCAGCATGGCTGCAAAGCTGGACTAAAACTACAGACCAAGTAGGAGTTACTGACCCTAATATATCCTCCTTGGATTTGTACGCTAAAGACTATGCAGCCGGACCAGTCACATTAGGCGGAAATCTTTCAGATTCTGCCACGGGCGCTCTAACCCATTATTTGGTCATAGTGAAGGAAAAATAGGATCAGCTTTTACTATAAACCAACAAAATTAATTTAAAGGGTGAGCATTATGTTCACCCTTTAAATAATATTATTCCAGGTTGCGTTTCTGTAATTAATTTGCACCAGGAGATAAGAAAGGAGCGCGGTTTAATGAATAACGAAGAAACCGTTTGTCATGCTACACCGTAAAACGAAGTTTAAAAATTGTACAGTTTCTTCTGACCAATTGGAAAAAACGTTTAGCGGGTTGCACTGACCTATTCAGCCAACTTATCGCGGTAAAAAACTGACTAAATTAAAGAGTTATACTCAATGACTAGAATATGGTTATTGGTACGAATGGAGCATATTGGAGCATCCCAGCTCAATAGACGCATTAAGAAATTCTTAAAATTGAATTTTAGCCACCCTTACAAAGGCTCGGCTAACCTGCTCCAATTGAATACAATTTCGCCGTAAAAACACACGATTTTAATCGATAATGACGGCTTACCTGAAATTCCAATCAGCGCATGCCAGACCGGAAAATGGCGGCTGGTTTTAGATTGGATATACAAAGAAAACACCTTTCGCTACCACGAAAATTTCGAAGTTTATGACCACTTGGGCTAAAGCTCATTAATTAATTGTTAAACTATTGATAAAAAACATATTCCGGGTTAATAGTCGTACATTTGGTATGCTCCCACTCCCCTTGTCAGGATCAATATTGCTTTTTTAAACATTAATTAATCCTTTAACATGCAGAATATCATCCCTGATTACATCATTGCCATCGGCGCGTCTGCGGGAGGAATGGACGAGATCAATTCGTTTTTTGACCATACCCCGTTGGACGGAGTAGCCTATGTCATTATCCAGCACTTATCCTCTGACTTTAAAAGCCGGATGGTGGAACTGTTGGCTAAACATAGTAAACTGGAAGTTTTAGAAGCGGAAGATGGTTCAGAAATAAAAAGCAACCAGGTTTACCTGACCCCTAACGATAAGTTCATGACGATCTCCGGCGGCCGTTTGCACCTGAGAAATAAGACCAAAGTAAGAGGACCGCACCTGACCATCAACGCGTTTTTTAATTCTTTGGCCGAGGATTGCGGGAATAAAGCTATTGCTATTGTATTATCAGGTTTAGGCTCTGATGGCACAGAAGGTGTCAAAAGCATTAAAAAAGCGGGCGGAATGGTGATTGTGCGAAACCCGGATACGACCGAATTCGCCAGTATGCCTTCCCATGCTATAGCAACTGGCTTGGTTGATTATATACTGGAACCTGCCGCGATGCCGGACGCGATCAAAGATTATGTAAAACTAGGTTTGGCGATCTTAAGAGAAAATCCCCACGACGAAAAATTCATCAAACAGATCATCGAACTGGTCAAAGAAAAGTCGCCGCTGGATTTTTCGGATTATAAATTGCCGACCATACTCAGAAGAACCAAAAAGCGCGCAAACCAGGGGAATTTTTTATCCCTGGAAAGATACCTGCATTTTTTAGAATCAAATACGGAAGAAGTGGAAGCGCTCGCAAAGGACTTCCTGATCAGTGTAACTTCTTTTTTCCGGGATAAGGAAGCATTTGCTGTCATTCAAAAAAAGGTATTACCCCTTATAATTGAAAAAGTGGCACCCGGCGAGGAATTAAAAATGTGGGTGGCCGGCTGCGCCACTGGTGAGGAAGCTTATTCACTCGCTATTCTGGTTGCCGAACAGCTAAACGGAAAATATAAAAATATCGTCGTTAAAATATTTGCGACCGACATTGATAGTGTGGCCATGGCCCATGCCGCTAAAGGCATTTATCACAAAGACATCGTCAAGCATGTATCTGAAGAACGCCTGGGAAAATATTTTATCAAAGAAGGAGAAACTTACCGAGTAAAGCCGGAGATACGCAATACGGTCATCTTCGCCCAGCATGACCTGGTGAAAAACCCGCCATACTGCAATATGAACTTTATCAGCTGCCGAAACCTGCTTATCTACATGACCCCGGTTTTGCAGAAAAAGATCTTTTCCATGATGCTTTTCGGGTTGAAAATGGATGGCTACCTGTTTCTCGGTACCAGTGAAAACCCGATGCCGATTATAAATTACCTGGAAGCGGTTAATAAAAAATGGAAGATCTACAGAAATCTAAAGGCCCGTCGGGACGTAAGCTTTGATGCTTTTACGCTCCCGGAATTATTGGATATCAAACGCACACCGGCTTCCCAGCGCGAAGAAAGCACCATCAGTACCAGTAGCAAAGTTGCGGAAGCGATGCATACCAAGCTCGCTGAGCAGCAGGATTACCTGGCCGTATGCATTGATGAAAATAACTCCGTGGTCAAATCATACGGGAATACCCAATACCTGCTCCGACAGAATTTTAATTTGAATCTATCGGAACAATTACCAAAACCGCTCGCCGTCGCTTTCAGCACCTTAAAAAGGAAAGTTGGGCAAACCGGTGAAGCGGCCACCTTAACCGGTATAAAGATCAAAAATGCAAACGCCGTGATCAAAGTCACGCTGATCATTAGTCCCCTTACGGTAAAAAGGAACGAACAAAAACTGCAGATGGTCACCATCTGCAAGGATACACAGCAGGATACTTCAATAGTGGATAATTCAGTATTTGATGAAAACATACACCAGGATCAGTATACCCTGCACCTGGAAGAGGAGCTGAAGGAATTGCAGGTAAAACTGCATTCCGCCTATGAACGACTCGATGCTTCCAATGAGAATATGCAGTCCTTTAATGAAGAACTGATCTCAGCTAATGAGGAGATGCAAAGCACGAATGAGGAAATGCAATCGGTTAATGAAGAATTGCATACCATTAATGCGGATTATCAGCTCAAGAATAAAGAACTGCTGGAAATTAATGATGACCTGAACAATTATTTCCGGAGTAACATCAACGGCCAATTATTTATAAATAATGAACTGCTGTTAATGAAGTTTTCGCCGGGTACGGTCAAACAGATCAATCTGCTGGAAACAGATATAGGCCGCCCTTTGAGCAATATATCGACCAATATCAAGTTTGAGACGATTATAGAAGATATTAAAGTTGTTTTAGCCCAAGGCACCGTGATTACCAAGGAGATCGAAACCAATAACGGCAAATGGTACCAGATCATGACCATGCCGTACGTACAGCTAGTTGATGAAAAAAGAAATGGTGCCATCGTCACATTCAACGACATTACCGAATTAAAAGCCACCCAAGTCGAATTGCATCGCAAAAATAAAAGCCTGGAGCGTATAAATGGTGATCTGGACAACTTTGTGCATACCGCATCTCATGATCTGCTCGCACCGCTGGCCAATATTGAGACCAGTATTGGCGTAATGAACCTGATCAAGATCACAGATCCTGGCTTGTCCAAATTTATCACCATCATCAATTCGTCGGTTAAAAAATTCCGGACATTGATCAACGATATTTCCGTCATTGCCAGGATCGAAGGTGATATGCTGACCATGGAAATGGTGGACTTGTCAGAGATCATTGCCAACATTGAATGGAGTTTGGAGAGCAGGATCAAAAAAACTGGTGCAGTGATCACCAAGAACCTCGAAATTAAACAAGTACTGTTTTCTAAAAAGAACCTGCGCAGTATCCTTTTTAATCTGGTCGCTAACGGGATCAAATTTGCTAACGGAAAAAACCCGCTTATCAACATTGCGGTTATAAAAAATGACGATCATATTTTGCTCTCGGTCAATGACAATGGTATCGGTATTGCTCAATATCAAATGGATATTATTTTCAGCATGTATGGCAGGTTGAATAAAGAAATGGAAGGACAGGGCATCGGATTATATTTGGCTAAAAAAATAATAGATGCGGCAAATGGCAATATGACTGTCGAAAGTGAAGTGGGAAAAGGAAGTACATTTAATATCTTCTTGCCCGTGCCTGCGGTAATTAATAATTAAACCCTTGAGCATCGTTGTTGAAATTGGGCACCTGTTTTATTTAAAAAATTTTAATAGATTGAGATTCAATGATCAGGGCAGGCACTTAATTAATTTACATTTGAGATAGATTACCCATGGCCGTCTTCCTAAAAGTGGATATTTAATATCTCTAATTTGTTCAGATTATTCTTAACTCTAAAAATGTTTTGCGATATCAGGTTAATTTATCTTGTAAGTACAAAAACCTATTTTTAGATTTTCTAATTACTTGTCATTATCCTGATATAGCTTGTAATTAAAGACAAGAAGAAAGCAATTCCAGGAAGGAAAAGAAAACGGTGGGTGTCGTACGACGAAGCCATTTGACAAGGTCGAAGAACAGACCAAAATAAAGATTGTAAAATAAATAAAAACGGGCTTGATCAGTTCCTTGGGGCAAGCCGGAAATACCGGATTTTACAAAAACACCATTAAAGCATGGGCGGGGATGTTAATTTGGCTACTTTACTGAATGCAGGCAATATGTCAGCGCTTCCCGGGATGACTCAAAGTCAGGAATTAAAGTTGCTCATCAAATGACAAATGAGCTTTCTAGGGCATGAAAGCTATCTCAATTGAAGAATCTTACCTTGGAAACGATGATTGAGATAGCTGAAAAGACATAATCAACTTTATTTATTAGCTCGCATTCTTTATTTGTGGGAATAAGAACTCATTTACTATCAGGTAAGCCGCGTCGAATTAACAAACGCCCGGCAATCTAACCAGTTAATTTGCTTTATAAAGGAAATTAAAGCAGTTTAACCATTTTCTTTTCCCAGTTAGTCAACAATGCATTGATGTTTAGTCGGGGAAGGCGAACGATGCCAACCTTGTTTCGTACCATAATAAGTTATTTCAAATCAGTTTTGAGAACAAACACAATATTATCCACTACAGAACCTTCGATATTACGTTTAATTTCAAAATTGGCTAAAACCGGATGAGCTGTTGAATGCATTTTAGCTAACTGAATAGGATTAATTCTTGCCGTATAAGTTCCGGGCATTAACCCCAGATAGGTAAAATATCCATCAACTTCTGAAACGGTAGAAGCTACCATCCGGTTGTTATCGAAAAACTGGATTGATATCCTTCCTGTTCCAGTTTTAGTGCCGTTATCATCAGTTATGACCCTACCTGATACTAACCCTAAAACCAAAACCGGGATGTAGATCCGTTCCACAAAGTTTGGCCGGCATTTAACAAGATATTTTTTTTTAGGGAGTTGCCATGAAATTTCATCAAAACCGGAGCCGTCTAACTCAATATTAATATTTTCATAAGGTATCACTCCGGTTATCCGAAACGTTGTATCGGTTGAAAGCGCTAGACGCCCGCTGTTAACCGTGACTTTAAGTCCGGGTGCCCCTGGTTCATCAGCGTCATGACGGTTATTGCCGTTTAAATCCAGATAAGGAATTAGCGTAATTGCAGCTTTTCCAACACTGGTTTTACTGTCAAAGAAAGTATGACCGGATTGATCGTCGTAAATAAGGCTGCCATTG
It encodes the following:
- a CDS encoding NAD(P)-dependent oxidoreductase; this translates as MILITGATSVIGQKLCQLLADNNEPYRAMCRKEEQLEKFHKQGIEAVLGNFEDSKSLRAAMQGCNCLFLTSPPTQNQVQCEKNAIDSAKQEGITYIVKISASDANLQSSVPWAKSHAEIDHYLRKSGVEWTILKPTAFMQNFLTLSKPISKGILPQVAGNGLVGYIDAEDIARVALKVLTENYHKRATYYLNGPEMLDMKKIAFQLSEIIGRKVRYVNLPSFVFRIILRLSGLSRWFANGLIEQFAEVVARNHDNDLNEEVIRITNAQPRSFLDFAKDHKDAFSI
- a CDS encoding chemotaxis protein CheR encodes the protein MQNIIPDYIIAIGASAGGMDEINSFFDHTPLDGVAYVIIQHLSSDFKSRMVELLAKHSKLEVLEAEDGSEIKSNQVYLTPNDKFMTISGGRLHLRNKTKVRGPHLTINAFFNSLAEDCGNKAIAIVLSGLGSDGTEGVKSIKKAGGMVIVRNPDTTEFASMPSHAIATGLVDYILEPAAMPDAIKDYVKLGLAILRENPHDEKFIKQIIELVKEKSPLDFSDYKLPTILRRTKKRANQGNFLSLERYLHFLESNTEEVEALAKDFLISVTSFFRDKEAFAVIQKKVLPLIIEKVAPGEELKMWVAGCATGEEAYSLAILVAEQLNGKYKNIVVKIFATDIDSVAMAHAAKGIYHKDIVKHVSEERLGKYFIKEGETYRVKPEIRNTVIFAQHDLVKNPPYCNMNFISCRNLLIYMTPVLQKKIFSMMLFGLKMDGYLFLGTSENPMPIINYLEAVNKKWKIYRNLKARRDVSFDAFTLPELLDIKRTPASQREESTISTSSKVAEAMHTKLAEQQDYLAVCIDENNSVVKSYGNTQYLLRQNFNLNLSEQLPKPLAVAFSTLKRKVGQTGEAATLTGIKIKNANAVIKVTLIISPLTVKRNEQKLQMVTICKDTQQDTSIVDNSVFDENIHQDQYTLHLEEELKELQVKLHSAYERLDASNENMQSFNEELISANEEMQSTNEEMQSVNEELHTINADYQLKNKELLEINDDLNNYFRSNINGQLFINNELLLMKFSPGTVKQINLLETDIGRPLSNISTNIKFETIIEDIKVVLAQGTVITKEIETNNGKWYQIMTMPYVQLVDEKRNGAIVTFNDITELKATQVELHRKNKSLERINGDLDNFVHTASHDLLAPLANIETSIGVMNLIKITDPGLSKFITIINSSVKKFRTLINDISVIARIEGDMLTMEMVDLSEIIANIEWSLESRIKKTGAVITKNLEIKQVLFSKKNLRSILFNLVANGIKFANGKNPLINIAVIKNDDHILLSVNDNGIGIAQYQMDIIFSMYGRLNKEMEGQGIGLYLAKKIIDAANGNMTVESEVGKGSTFNIFLPVPAVINN